One part of the Humulus lupulus chromosome 9, drHumLupu1.1, whole genome shotgun sequence genome encodes these proteins:
- the LOC133800007 gene encoding uncharacterized protein LOC133800007 — translation MIHGIVELTEEQEQATKIHRRMEERLKRYRSLGHTVNLVTSEDRRYPTSTITFTEDDLQGVHLPHDDPLVISLQVDHCQLGRVLIDGGSRVDILFWEAFQKMGLEENRIRTSVAPILGFNSQRVYPKGIVRLTVVAAERTLPVDFLIMNSITSYNAIMGRSWIHKMQGVVSTLHQVMRCHSPNGLYTIDIKGCQKQAKKCFLTLKEINNFGTSPPDDNPNK, via the coding sequence ATGATACACGGGATCGTGGAGCTCACTGAGGAACAAGAACAGGCAACCAAAATTCACAGGAGGATGGAGGAACGATTGAAACGATACAGATCACTAGGCCACACAGTCAACCTTGTCACTTCGGAGGACAGACGTTATCCAACCTCTACAATCACCTTCACCGAAGATGACTTGCAAGGAGTGCACCTGCCCCATGATGACCCTCTAGTAATTTCACTACAGGTCGACCATTGCCAGCTGGGAAGAGTTTTAATTGATGGGGGCAGTAGGGTTGACATTCTTTTctgggaagccttccagaagatGGGACTCGAAGAAAATCGGATCCGGACCTCTGTTGCACCAATTTTAGGATTTAACAGTCAGAGGGTATACCCAAAGGGCATTGTTCGGCTAACAGTGGTAGCTGCAGAACGCACCTTGCCTGTAGACTTCCTCATCATGAACTCCATCACAagctacaacgccatcatgggAAGAAGTTGGATCCACAAAATGCAGGGGGTGGTCTCAACTTTGCATCAAGTGATGCGGTGCCACTCACCCAACGGACTTTATACCATCGACATAAAAGGATGCCAGAAGCAAGCTAAGAAATGCTTCCTTACCCTAAAAGAGATAAATAATTTTGGCACATCCCCTCCTGATGACAATCCTAACAAATAG